In one window of Caenimonas aquaedulcis DNA:
- a CDS encoding M10 family metallopeptidase, whose translation MSPVHGEGVILPGAYATSPSDNAYTFVAQADASSLSGGSLAALMAGSKWSGIDAGTHKTVITYSFADPQTSVYSYEDASGFQSTLSAFSAADRQTTRDVLARIASVCNVEFVEVQDNANECGVVRYGYSQQPNAMHFAGYAFFPSSNAIGGDIWIGQDQSGPQWDYYKPDLLLHETLHAIGLKHPFDGNAVLGTAQDIIPNTVMSYSPVVGATSGFMSQYPVSPMAMDIAALQYLYGSNAATNAGNTVYDLAGPDFQSGFTSVWDGGGSDTLDASRIAHGVQLDLAEGALSDVGAVVRASGMVNGTRIYTNYTATTSIAAGASIENAVGSAFADQLAGSNGANWMQGGAGNDSLEGRGGDDLLDGGDGQDVALYAASRAGYSIARGANGVTVSGPATGTDTMVNVERLVFTDGKVALDLDGYAGTVAKLLGAVFGAGAVHNTGYAGIGLNFADGGMGEQALAQLALDTQLGAHAGNDAVVDLLYTNVMGAAPSAAAHAQYVALLADGTYTQATLALEAAGSTMNQAHIDLVGLAAHGLAYTA comes from the coding sequence GTGTCCCCCGTCCACGGTGAAGGCGTCATCCTGCCGGGCGCCTACGCCACCAGCCCTTCCGACAACGCCTACACCTTCGTCGCGCAGGCCGATGCGTCCTCGCTGTCCGGCGGCAGCCTGGCGGCGCTGATGGCCGGGAGCAAGTGGAGCGGCATCGACGCCGGCACGCACAAGACCGTCATCACCTACTCCTTCGCCGATCCGCAGACCTCCGTCTACAGCTACGAGGACGCCTCCGGCTTCCAGTCCACGCTCAGTGCGTTCAGCGCCGCCGACCGGCAGACCACGCGCGACGTCCTCGCGCGCATCGCCTCGGTGTGCAACGTGGAATTCGTCGAAGTGCAGGACAACGCCAACGAATGCGGCGTGGTGCGCTACGGCTACTCGCAGCAGCCCAACGCGATGCACTTCGCGGGCTATGCATTCTTCCCCTCTTCCAACGCCATCGGCGGCGACATCTGGATCGGCCAGGACCAGTCGGGGCCGCAGTGGGACTACTACAAGCCCGACCTGCTGCTGCACGAGACGCTGCACGCCATCGGCCTGAAGCATCCCTTCGACGGCAACGCGGTGCTGGGCACGGCGCAGGACATCATTCCCAACACGGTGATGAGCTACTCCCCCGTGGTGGGCGCGACCAGCGGCTTCATGTCGCAGTACCCCGTCTCGCCGATGGCGATGGACATCGCGGCGCTGCAATACCTGTACGGCAGCAACGCGGCGACGAACGCGGGCAACACCGTGTACGACCTCGCGGGCCCGGACTTCCAGTCGGGTTTCACGAGCGTGTGGGACGGCGGCGGCAGCGACACGCTGGACGCGAGCCGCATCGCGCACGGCGTGCAGCTCGACCTGGCCGAGGGCGCGCTGAGCGACGTCGGCGCGGTGGTCCGTGCGAGCGGCATGGTGAACGGGACCCGCATCTACACCAACTACACCGCAACCACCTCCATCGCGGCCGGCGCCTCGATCGAGAACGCGGTCGGCTCCGCCTTTGCGGACCAACTCGCCGGCAGCAACGGCGCGAACTGGATGCAGGGCGGCGCGGGCAACGACAGCCTGGAAGGCCGCGGCGGCGATGACCTGCTCGACGGCGGCGACGGCCAGGACGTCGCCCTCTACGCGGCCTCGCGTGCGGGATACAGCATCGCCCGCGGCGCGAACGGTGTCACGGTGTCCGGCCCTGCGACGGGCACGGACACGATGGTCAACGTCGAACGCCTCGTCTTCACGGACGGCAAGGTCGCGCTCGACCTGGACGGCTACGCAGGCACGGTGGCCAAGCTGCTCGGCGCCGTGTTCGGCGCAGGCGCGGTGCACAACACCGGCTACGCCGGCATCGGCCTGAACTTCGCCGACGGCGGCATGGGCGAGCAGGCCCTCGCGCAGCTCGCGCTCGACACGCAGCTCGGCGCGCATGCCGGCAACGACGCGGTGGTGGACCTGCTCTACACGAACGTCATGGGCGCGGCACCCAGCGCCGCGGCGCACGCGCAATACGTGGCGCTGCTGGCGGATGGCACCTACACGCAGGCCACGCTCGCGCTGGAAGCCGCCGGCTCCACCATGAACCAGGCCCACATCGACCTCGTGGGCCTGGCCGCGCACGGCCTGGCCTACACCGCCTGA